From Verrucomicrobiia bacterium, the proteins below share one genomic window:
- a CDS encoding response regulator, with the protein MEQGTKKLYTTHEVARLLGVTPITVIRWIEGGKFSCFTTVGGHRRIAHDELVHFAQAYNLPWQGEEELEKRKDYVILAVDDETDVLELLQDMFSGIQGLKLITVNNGFTAGAKLVEERPDMVLLDFRMPELDGFEFCRFVREDPRFKEVIIVAVTGLKGEGEQAKMKESGANDVIHKPFTLDKLLEKIEYYRGGKNGTSGAKSA; encoded by the coding sequence ATGGAACAGGGAACCAAAAAGCTCTATACGACGCACGAAGTGGCCAGGCTTCTGGGGGTCACGCCGATCACCGTGATCCGGTGGATCGAAGGCGGGAAGTTCAGCTGTTTCACGACCGTCGGCGGGCACCGCCGCATCGCGCATGACGAGCTCGTTCATTTCGCGCAGGCCTACAATCTTCCCTGGCAGGGCGAAGAAGAGCTGGAAAAAAGGAAAGATTACGTCATCCTCGCCGTGGACGATGAAACGGACGTCCTGGAACTCCTGCAGGACATGTTCTCCGGCATCCAGGGCCTCAAGCTGATTACGGTCAACAACGGATTCACGGCCGGCGCGAAGCTGGTCGAAGAGAGGCCCGATATGGTGCTTCTGGATTTCCGCATGCCGGAGCTGGACGGTTTCGAGTTCTGCCGGTTCGTGCGCGAAGACCCCCGCTTCAAAGAAGTCATCATCGTCGCGGTCACGGGACTGAAAGGCGAAGGCGAGCAGGCCAAGATGAAAGAATCCGGGGCCAACGACGTCATCCACAAGCCGTTCACCCTGGACAAGCTTCTGGAAAAAATCGAATATTACCGCGGCGGGAAGAACGGCA